GGGCGGCCAGATCGCCCCCGGCCAGGACCACGGCCCCGGCCAGCGCGCTGCCGGGCACCAGGAAGCGGTGCCCCGGGCCGTTCGCCATCCGCAGCAGGTGCGGGACGAGCAGGCCGACGAAGGTGATCACCCCGGCCACGGCGACGGCGGCCGCCGTCAGCAGGGCCACGACCAGGATCAGGGCCAGGCGCAGCCGCTCGACGTCGATCCCGAGGTGGCGGGCGGGGCGCTCGCCGAGCGCGAGGAGGTCCAGCTTGCGCGCGGCGAAGGGGGCGGCGAGCAGCCCCGCGAGCGCGCAGGGCAGTACGGCGAGCACCTTGGGCCAGGTGGCCTGCGCGAGGGAGCCGAGCTGCCAGAAGGTGATCTGGTTGACCTGGCCGCTGTCCGCGAAGAAGACGAACAGGCCGATCAGGGCGCCCGCGAAGGCGTTGACGGCGATACCGGTCAGGATCAGGGTGACGACCTCCGTCCTGGGGGGTCGCCCGCCGCTGCGCGACAGCAGGTAGACGGAGCCGACCGTGACCAGTCCCGCGACGAAGGCGCAGGCGGTGACGGTCCAGTTGCCGAGGAAGGTCAGACCCAGCCCGATCGCGGCGACCGCGCCGACGGCGGCGCCCGCCGAGATGCCGATCACCCCGGGCTCGGCGAGCGGGTTGCCGAAGACCCCCTGCATCAGGGCGCCCGCGCAGCCGAGGCTCGCGCCGACCAGCAGCGCGAGCGCGACGCGGGGGAGGCGTACGTTCCACAGCACGCTCTCCCCGACCCGGTCGAGGGGGGCGCCGCCGAGGCCCGCGCGGTGCTGGACGGAGGCGAGTACGTCCCCGGTGGGGATCCCGTACGCGCCGACGCCCGCGGAGAGCAGGGTCAGGAGGAGCAGTGCGGCTACGAGTGCGGTGGTGAGGGCGAGGACCTTGCGGCTGCGCCGCTTCCCGGGCGCTGCCCGGACCCGCGCCTCAAGCGCCGGCGAGGCTGGATTTCGGCTGGCGCTGTCCGCCAGGCGAGGCTGAGTTGCCCGCAGGGCAGGTTCGTCTTCGGCGGCCTGGCCCGCACCGGTAGGGGGTTCGTAGGAGACGGCCACCTCAGGCGCCCTTGCCGTAGAGCTGAGTGACCAGGGAGGAGAGCACCTGGTCGGTACGGGGGCCGTAGCCCAGCAGGACGCCGTCGTCGACGCTGACCACCCGCCGGTCCAGTCCGGCCGGGGTCTGGGCCACGCCCGGGATCCTGACGAGGCCGTCGACCCCGCCCACCGAATCGAGGCCCTTGGTCATGACCAGGATGACGTCGGGAGCGGCGGCGGCCAGCGCCTCGCTGGTGATCGGGGTGAAGTCCTTGCCCAGCCCGGACTCCTTGCCCGTGTCCACCGCCCCCGCCGCCTCCAGCAGCGAGCCGGCGCCCGAGTCGGAGCCGCCCAGCAGATAGACGGAGGCGGTGCCGCGCAGGTAGAGGAAGGCCACCCGGGGCTTCTTCGCGGACGCGGCCGGAACGCCCTTGCGGGCGGCGGCGATCCGCTCGGCGGTGCGCTGGTTCAGCTGCGCGCCCGCCTCCTTGACGCCCAGCGCTGCGGCGACGGCGTCGATCCGCTTCGGTACGTCCTCCAGCGCCTTGGCGGGGGCGACCACCAGGACCGGGACGCCCGCGTCCCGGATCTGCTGGACCGCCTCGGCGGGGCCGGTGGTGGTCTCCGCCAGCACCAGCGTCGGGCGCAGCGAGAGCACGCTCTCGGCGGAGACCTCGTGTCCACGTGTCACCACCGGGAGCGCCGAGGCCTGTTCGAAGGTGGCGGTGATGTCCCGGGCGACGACCTGCCGGCCCAGGCCGAGGGTCTGCACGATCTCGTTGAGGCTGCCGGTCAGCGGGATGACCCGGTCCGCCGAGGTGACGGTGACCTGCTTCCCGTCGGCCGAGGGGACGGTCACCGGCAGCACCGGCTGCGCGGGGGCGGCGATCGGCTCCACCCGGTCCGGGAGGACGGGGGCGGAGCGGGCGGCGGAGGGGGAGCCGGCGGGGGCGGCGTCCGTACCGGCGCAGCCCGTCACGGCGAGCGCGAGCGTGAGCGTGGCCGTGACCGCCGTCAGGGCAACGGTCAGGCGGGGGAAGCGGGTTGACGCGGCGGGCGTAGGCACGAAGGCACCGTCCTGATCGTCCGGCTGGGAGCGGAGGCTGGGTTGTGTCGACCCGAGGGGTTCCCCGCCCGACCGGATTAGCTTAGGTTAGCCTAACCTTGCTTACTAGCCCCTGGGCTTGCCCGACTCTGGAGGGGACACCCATGTCCGCACGACGCGCCCGCGCGTTCGCCGTAGTCCTGCTGGCGGCCCTGCTCGGGGCGCTGCTCCCGGCCGCCGCCGCCCGGGCGGAGAACCGTACCGTGCAGGGGGGCCGGCTGGACTGGGGCGTCAAATCCTCCTTCCAGAGTTATGTCACGGGCCCGGTGGCGAAAGGCGCTTTCCAGCTGAAGAGCGGAGCCGCCACCGTCGGCGGCAGCCTGTTCCGCTTCCACTCCGCGACCGGCTCCTACGACCCCGCCTCGGGGGAGTTCGCCGCCGCCTTCTCCGGTGGAGTGACCTTCCAGGGCCACCAGAAGCCCGACGGCGCCTACGACCTGGACATGACCGTCAGCCGTCCGACCGTCCGCATCTCCGGCGGCAGCGGCACCCTCTACCTGGACGTGTCCAGCAAGGCCAAGGACACCGGCGCGGTCAGCAGCCAGTCCCAGGTGCCCTTCGCCACGCTCGGCCTCGGCGGGATCGACATGAGGGGCGGCGGCAGCCCGATCGCCCTCACCAGCCTCCCCGCCACCCTGACCGAAGAGGGCGCCAAGGCCTTCGCCGGCTACTACCAGGCCGGCGCGCAGCTCGACCCGGTCTCCCTGTCCGCCGATGTCAAGGCGGCCCCGGCCGCCGGTCAGTCCTCCCCGCCCGCCCAGCCGACGGCCGCCCCGGCCGGCAGCCCGCAGGCCGAGGGGGCCTTCGCCGACGCCGCCGTCGACTGGGGCGTGCGCCGCACCTTCCGCGAGTACGTCACCGGCTCCGTCGGCCAGGGCAAGTGGACCCTCGACGAAGGCGCCCAGGACGGCGGCGCGCTGTTCCGCTTCCCGCGGGGCAAGGGTACGTACGACGGCCAGAAGGGCACGCTCGCCGCCGAGTTCGCCGGTACGGTCCGGTTCACCGGAGCCCATCTCGACCTCAAGCTCGCCAGGGTGGGCGTCACGGTGGAGAACGGCAAGGGAGTCCTGTCCGCCGACGTGACCACCGGCGGGGAGACGAAGACCGCCGTGGCGCTCGTCGCGTTCGACGCCAAGGGCCTGAAGACCGAGGGGAAGCTCGCCACCTTGACCGAAGCCCCGGCCACCCTCACCGAAGGCGGAGCGCAGGCCTTCAACTCCATGTACAAAGCCGGCACCGAGATGGACCCCGTCTCGCTCGCCATCGCCCTGGACGGCAGCGCCCCGCTGCCCGCCCTGCCCGACCTCGGCTCCACCGCCGCCCCGGCCGCCCCCGCGCCCCCGTCCGGCTCGCCCTCCGCCGCTCCGGCCCCCGCCACCGCCGCCCGCGCGGGGCAGTCCCCGGACACCGGGCTGTACGTGGCCGTCGGCGTGGCCGTACTGGTCCTGGCCGGCGGCGCCGCCCTGCTGGTCGCGCGCCGGCGCCGCGCGGCGGCGTCCGACACGGCGCCGTAGCCCCTCTTCTTCTCCTTCCCTTCCTTCCTGTTCGTCACGTGCCTCCAGGAGTCCTCAGCGATGTCGTCCAACCGCCGCCCGATCGCCGTAGCGGCCGCCGTGCTGACCGCGGCCGCCCTCGGCGCCACCGCCTTCACCCTCCCCGCCGCGGCCGAGGGCGCGGCCCCCGCAGCCGCGGCCGCCCAGGCCGCCGCCGCGCCGATACCCGTCGTGGGCGGCACCCTCGACTGGGGGGTGCTGGCGAGCTTCCGCGCCTACGTCACGGGCATGGCGCAGGGCAAGATCACCACGGCGGACGGTGCCACCCAGAACGCGGACGGCACCTTCCGCTTCGGCTCGGCCACCGGCCAGTACGACAAGGACGGCGGCCACGTCGTGAAGGCGGCCTTCAAGGGCAGCGCCACCTTCGAAAGCGCGGCGCACGGCTTCGTCATCAAGATGGAGAACTTCCGCTTCGACACGGGCACCAAGAAGCTGACGGTCGACATCACCAGGAACGGCACGCTCACCAAGGACGTCCCGGCGGCGACCGTCGCCTTCGGCGGGATGAACATGAGCGGCCTGACCACCACCCTCACCAAGGAGCTCGCCGAGCAGCTTTCGGGGCCCTACGAGGGCCGTGAGGGCGACAAGCTCACGGCGGCCCTGGAGTTCCAGAAGCCGCCCTCCCCGTCCCCCTCGGCGTCCACCCCCACCTCCCCGTCCCCGTCGGCCCCCACCCCTTCCACCCCGTCGGCCCCCACCCCGTCCGCCGACGGCCCGCAGAAGATCCTCCGGGGCAAGCTGACGTGGGGGGTGATGGCCTCCTTCCACGACTACGTCGGCGAGAAGGGGATCACGACCAGCGGCGGAGCCACCAAGAACGGCAAGACCTTCGACTTCTCCTTCGGCAAGGGCGAACTCGATGCCGAGAAGCAGAAGCTGAACGCCGCCTTCGAAGGCGCCGTGCGCTTCGAGTACGCCGCCCACGGACTCGACCTGACCTTCGGCAACATCCGGATCGAGACCGCGGGCAAGACCGGCACCCTGATCCTCGACGCGAAGACGGCGACGGGCACCGGCAAGGACATCCCGTTCGCCACGCTCGACCTGTCCAAGGGTGACTACAAGACCAAGGGCGGTCTGCTGACCCTCGAATCCGTCCCCGCCGTCTTCACCGAGAAGGGCTCGGCGGTCTTCGCCAACGGCAACTCCGTCCCGGAGAAGTACAAGCCGGGCCAGCCCATGGACCCCGTGACCCTCTCCGTGGCCGTGGACAAGGACGCCACCCTCCCGACGCCCAGCGCCACCAGTACCGCCACGGGCGGTACGGGCACCACCGGCGGCACCACCACCACGGGCGGCTCGGCCGGCGGTTCCGTGGGCGGCGGCTCGGTGGGCGGCTCGGCGGGCGGGTCGGCGGGCGGCAACCTCGCCGCCACCGGTTCCGAGGTCCCGGCCGGCGCCCTGCTCGGCGCCTCCGCCACCGTGGTCGCGGCCGGCGCGGGCGCCGTCTACCTCGGTCGCCGCCGGCGTACGGTCCTGGGCTGACGGAGCCCTGACACCGCGCCGTGCTTCAATGCCAGCGTGAACGATCTAGACGTGATCAGGGTCTTCTGCGCGGGTGACGGCCGGTACGGCAACCTGCTCGGAGTCGTCCGCGACGGCCGCACCTGCCCGGACGACGCTGCCCGGCAGGCCCTCGCCGCCGAACTGGGCTACAGCGAGACGGTGTTCGTCGACGACCCCGAGCGCGGGGTCGTCGACATCCGCACCCCCGGCACGCGCATGTCCTTCGCCGGGCATCCGCTGGTCGGGGTCGCCTGGCTGCTGGACATCGAGGAGCTCCAGCCGCCGGCCGGGTCCGTGTGGGCCCGCGACGACGGGGAGTTCACCTGGATCACGGCCCGCCCCGAGTGGGTCACCGGCAAGCACACCGAGCAGTACGCGAGCCCCGCCGAGGTCGACGCGCTGCCCGCCCCGCCGCCCGGCGAGGGCTGGCTGTACGCCTGGGCCTGGGAGGACGAGCCCGCGGGCCGGATCCGCGCCCGGGGCTTCCCGCGCCGCCCCGACGGGGTCATCGTCGAGGACGAGGCCACCGGCTCGGCGGCGATCCTCCTCACGGCCCAGCTGAACCGCGCCCTGAACATCACCCAGGGCGCCGGCTCCCAGATCCTCACCGCCCCCGGCCCCGACGGCACCGTCGAGATCGGCGGCCGGGTCCGCTTCGCAGACGTCTCCTAGGCCGTTTCCGGAACTCCCGTCCGCCCCAACTACGCCCCAGAGCTGATCATTTGGCCTAGGCTGCCGTGAATGAGCGGCATAGACCTGGGCAATGGAGTGGTGGGCGCGGTGCTCGGGGTCGTGTTCGCCACCTTGTTCCAACAGTGGTTGCAGGACGCGTGGTTCAAGGTCAGGCGCCGCTCGGCGGGCATGGTGCGCAGCATCATCTACCGGGACCGGCAAGGCGGCCGTGCCTGGTCCACGTTCTCCCTCGGCCCCTTGCGCACCTCCGCCCTGATCGTTGACGGCGACGGCGAGACCGTGATCGCACCCGAATCCGTCCACATCCAGGTACTGGACGGCGACGTCGAGCTGCCCGCGGAGATGACGGCCTGGCGCGACGAGATAGAGGCGGAGGAGGAGCGGGCCCGGGCGACGGGCGAGCGGGCACCGGTGTGGAACGGACCCCGCTACGCCGTCGAGTCCGTCGAAGCCTCCCGGACCGCCCTCGACGAGCAGGCCGAGATCCACCTGCGGCTGCGTCCGACGGACTACTACACCTTCCTCGCGGCCCAGCAGCTGGACCGTCGGCTCCCGGACGGGAGCACGCCGCGCGCCCGCCATCTTGATCCCGACCGGCCTCTGACGGCCCCGGCCTTCCTCCAGTGCAGCTTCGGCCTCAACGTCGCCGTGGTCACCTCCGACCACCTGCTGGTGGTGAGCCAGCGCAGCGACCGCGTACGCATGGCGCCGGGGCTGTGGAACTCCTCCGTCAACGAGGGGCTCTCCCGGCACATCGACTCGGCCGGCCGCAACGCCCCCGACCTGCACGCCGCAGCCCGCCGCGGCATGCGGGAAGAACTCTCACTGGAGCCGCACGAATACTCGCTCTCCCTGCTGGGCTTCGTCCTGGACGTGGACAAGCGCCATTGGGGCGCCCACTTCTACGCCCGCCTGAACGACCTGACCGGCGACCAGCTCCAGGCACGCATGAGCAGGGGAGTACCCGACCGCTGGGAACACCAGAGCATCGAGTACGTCCCCTTCCGCACCGCCGAGGTGATCCGGTACCTGCTGCGCCCCGACCGGATCCACCGCTGGGCGCCGCTGGCCCCGGCCCTCTTCCACCTGGCGCTGGTGCATGTGCACGGCAGGGGTTCGGTGGAGCGGGCCGCGGCGCAGGCCGTCCGGCGGCTCGGCTGACCTACGCGCTCAGCGGGAACTCCTCGCCCAGCTCGCGGAAGACCGCGCCGTTGAAGTCGAAGGCCCGCTTGCACTCGTCGATGATGCGCTGCTTCTCCAGGTCGTCCGCGGCGATCGCGTCCAGCAGCTCCCGGTAGCCGCGCTTGAAGGCGGCCGGGTTGGAGATGTCCGCGAAGACGTAGAACCGCACGCCGTCGCCCTTGCGCTCGAAGCCCCAGGTGCGCTCCGCCTTGTCCCGGATGATCTGGCCTCCGGAGAGGTCGCCCAGGTAGCGGGTGTAGTGGTGGGCGACGTACCCGCCCGGCCAGGTGGCGGCGCACTCGGCGACCCGGGCGGCGTACGCCTCGGTCGCGGGCAGCGCCCGGACCGCGTCGCGCCAGCCGGGGCCGAGCAGGTGTGCCAGGTCGCGCTCGATCTCGGCGACCCGCATCAGCTCGGGCTGTATGAAGGGCCCCGCCACCGGGTCGTCCCGGAGGGAGTCGGCCCCGTCCTCCAGTGCCCGGTACACGAACCAGAGCTGCTCGGTGTAGCGGGTGTACGCGTCCACGCCCAGCCGCCCGCCGAGCAGGTCGCTCATGAACGTGGAGGTCTCGGCTTCGGTGTGCTGCTCGTGCGAGGCGACACGGATGACCGTGGAGAAGGCGTCCAAGACTGACCTCCGGAGGAGAGGAACCGGGCCCGGCGACACGGCGCCGCCACGCCCGATCTTCCTACTTAGGCTTACCTAAGTCAATGTGTTCCCGACGCGCTGTCGGTAAATACATCCCCCCGATCCGGGGCCGTCACGCCTACGGCAGGGTGAGGATCTCCGTCCCCGTGTCCGTCACCACCAGGGTGTGCTCGAACTGCGCCGTGCGCTTGCGGTCCTTCGTGACGACCGTCCAGCCGTCCTCCCACATGTCGTACTCGTGGGTGCCCAGCGTCAGCATCGGCTCGATGGTGAAGGTCATGCCGGGCTCGATGACGGTGGTGGCGTGCGGGCTGTCGTAGTGCGGGACGATCAGGCCCGAGTGGAACGAGGAGTTGATCCCGTGCCCGGTGAAGTCCCGGACCACCCCGTACCCGAACCGCTTCGCGTACGACTCGATGACCCGGCCGATGACGTTGATCTGGCGGCCGGGCTTGACCGCCTTGATGGCGCGGTTCAGGGCCTCGCGGGTGCGCTCCACCAGCAGCCGCGACTCCTCGTCCACCTCGCCGCACAGGTAGGTGGCGTTGTTGTCGCCGTGCACCCCGCCGATGTACGCGGTCACGTCGAGGTTCACGATGTCGCCGTCCCGCAGGACGGTCGAGTCCGGGATCCCGTGGCAGATGACCTCGTTGAGCGAGGAGCACAGGGACTTCGGGAACCCCCGGTAGCCGAGCGTCGAGGGGTAGGCGCCGTGGTCGCACATGTACTCGTGCGCGACCCGGTCCAGCTCGTCGGTGGT
The Streptomyces sp. NBC_00091 genome window above contains:
- a CDS encoding heme oxygenase (biliverdin-producing), with amino-acid sequence MDAFSTVIRVASHEQHTEAETSTFMSDLLGGRLGVDAYTRYTEQLWFVYRALEDGADSLRDDPVAGPFIQPELMRVAEIERDLAHLLGPGWRDAVRALPATEAYAARVAECAATWPGGYVAHHYTRYLGDLSGGQIIRDKAERTWGFERKGDGVRFYVFADISNPAAFKRGYRELLDAIAADDLEKQRIIDECKRAFDFNGAVFRELGEEFPLSA
- a CDS encoding iron ABC transporter permease, whose amino-acid sequence is MADSASRNPASPALEARVRAAPGKRRSRKVLALTTALVAALLLLTLLSAGVGAYGIPTGDVLASVQHRAGLGGAPLDRVGESVLWNVRLPRVALALLVGASLGCAGALMQGVFGNPLAEPGVIGISAGAAVGAVAAIGLGLTFLGNWTVTACAFVAGLVTVGSVYLLSRSGGRPPRTEVVTLILTGIAVNAFAGALIGLFVFFADSGQVNQITFWQLGSLAQATWPKVLAVLPCALAGLLAAPFAARKLDLLALGERPARHLGIDVERLRLALILVVALLTAAAVAVAGVITFVGLLVPHLLRMANGPGHRFLVPGSALAGAVVLAGGDLAARTIAQPAELPLGVLTALIGSPFFFWLLRRTRRKQGGWA
- a CDS encoding PhzF family phenazine biosynthesis protein produces the protein MNDLDVIRVFCAGDGRYGNLLGVVRDGRTCPDDAARQALAAELGYSETVFVDDPERGVVDIRTPGTRMSFAGHPLVGVAWLLDIEELQPPAGSVWARDDGEFTWITARPEWVTGKHTEQYASPAEVDALPAPPPGEGWLYAWAWEDEPAGRIRARGFPRRPDGVIVEDEATGSAAILLTAQLNRALNITQGAGSQILTAPGPDGTVEIGGRVRFADVS
- a CDS encoding HtaA domain-containing protein, producing the protein MSARRARAFAVVLLAALLGALLPAAAARAENRTVQGGRLDWGVKSSFQSYVTGPVAKGAFQLKSGAATVGGSLFRFHSATGSYDPASGEFAAAFSGGVTFQGHQKPDGAYDLDMTVSRPTVRISGGSGTLYLDVSSKAKDTGAVSSQSQVPFATLGLGGIDMRGGGSPIALTSLPATLTEEGAKAFAGYYQAGAQLDPVSLSADVKAAPAAGQSSPPAQPTAAPAGSPQAEGAFADAAVDWGVRRTFREYVTGSVGQGKWTLDEGAQDGGALFRFPRGKGTYDGQKGTLAAEFAGTVRFTGAHLDLKLARVGVTVENGKGVLSADVTTGGETKTAVALVAFDAKGLKTEGKLATLTEAPATLTEGGAQAFNSMYKAGTEMDPVSLAIALDGSAPLPALPDLGSTAAPAAPAPPSGSPSAAPAPATAARAGQSPDTGLYVAVGVAVLVLAGGAALLVARRRRAAASDTAP
- the map gene encoding type I methionyl aminopeptidase — its product is MSGQSLLVPGELSPVRSVPGNIRRPEYVGKPAPTPYTGPEVQSAETIDAMRIAGRIAARAMEEAAKHIAPGVTTDELDRVAHEYMCDHGAYPSTLGYRGFPKSLCSSLNEVICHGIPDSTVLRDGDIVNLDVTAYIGGVHGDNNATYLCGEVDEESRLLVERTREALNRAIKAVKPGRQINVIGRVIESYAKRFGYGVVRDFTGHGINSSFHSGLIVPHYDSPHATTVIEPGMTFTIEPMLTLGTHEYDMWEDGWTVVTKDRKRTAQFEHTLVVTDTGTEILTLP
- a CDS encoding HtaA domain-containing protein → MSSNRRPIAVAAAVLTAAALGATAFTLPAAAEGAAPAAAAAQAAAAPIPVVGGTLDWGVLASFRAYVTGMAQGKITTADGATQNADGTFRFGSATGQYDKDGGHVVKAAFKGSATFESAAHGFVIKMENFRFDTGTKKLTVDITRNGTLTKDVPAATVAFGGMNMSGLTTTLTKELAEQLSGPYEGREGDKLTAALEFQKPPSPSPSASTPTSPSPSAPTPSTPSAPTPSADGPQKILRGKLTWGVMASFHDYVGEKGITTSGGATKNGKTFDFSFGKGELDAEKQKLNAAFEGAVRFEYAAHGLDLTFGNIRIETAGKTGTLILDAKTATGTGKDIPFATLDLSKGDYKTKGGLLTLESVPAVFTEKGSAVFANGNSVPEKYKPGQPMDPVTLSVAVDKDATLPTPSATSTATGGTGTTGGTTTTGGSAGGSVGGGSVGGSAGGSAGGNLAATGSEVPAGALLGASATVVAAGAGAVYLGRRRRTVLG
- a CDS encoding hemin ABC transporter substrate-binding protein codes for the protein MPTPAASTRFPRLTVALTAVTATLTLALAVTGCAGTDAAPAGSPSAARSAPVLPDRVEPIAAPAQPVLPVTVPSADGKQVTVTSADRVIPLTGSLNEIVQTLGLGRQVVARDITATFEQASALPVVTRGHEVSAESVLSLRPTLVLAETTTGPAEAVQQIRDAGVPVLVVAPAKALEDVPKRIDAVAAALGVKEAGAQLNQRTAERIAAARKGVPAASAKKPRVAFLYLRGTASVYLLGGSDSGAGSLLEAAGAVDTGKESGLGKDFTPITSEALAAAAPDVILVMTKGLDSVGGVDGLVRIPGVAQTPAGLDRRVVSVDDGVLLGYGPRTDQVLSSLVTQLYGKGA